Proteins from one Streptomyces sp. NBC_00289 genomic window:
- a CDS encoding MFS transporter codes for MSLQDRTETVPKASAPPGQGGKMGLALLVIAAAQLMLVLDNTIVAVALPSMQSALGLSESALGWVVTAYALAFGGLLLAGGRAGDLFGRRRMFRVGLVLFTGASLLGGLAGNGELLITARVLQGLGAAIAAPTALSLLATTFPAGPARNKALGVYGAMGGLGSVVGLLLGGALTEYLNWRWVMYVNIPIAVLVLIGTGVLVEGERERGKVDVPGAFAATFGFGALVYAINRAGTEGIGDSVTLIGLAVAVVLLVAFVLIQRSSRAPMIPGSVLADKGRVGANLIMFLVGAGMLATFYFLTLYMQIVKGYEPMVTGLAYLPFAVGIGLAAGGIGPQLLAKTSERAVIVVGLIVGIAGMIWFSFLAPGQNALVALLPAQLVSGLGLGLVFVTVTVISVRGVAPQDTGAASGLVNTAQQIGGAIGLALLAATAQHITDGKLPGNVSEALTDGYSYGFLLGAGLYLLALLTAVVAIPATAPQHGEHAPAAI; via the coding sequence ATGTCGCTGCAAGACCGAACCGAAACCGTCCCGAAGGCGTCGGCACCGCCCGGACAGGGCGGCAAGATGGGCCTGGCGCTGCTGGTCATCGCGGCAGCACAGCTGATGCTCGTCCTCGACAACACCATCGTGGCGGTCGCCCTGCCGAGCATGCAGAGCGCGCTCGGGCTGAGCGAGTCCGCCCTCGGCTGGGTCGTCACCGCGTACGCCCTCGCCTTCGGCGGACTGCTGCTGGCCGGCGGCCGCGCCGGTGACCTCTTCGGCCGCCGCCGGATGTTCCGCGTCGGCCTGGTCCTGTTCACCGGCGCCTCCCTGCTCGGCGGTCTGGCCGGCAACGGCGAGCTGCTGATCACGGCCCGGGTACTCCAGGGCCTGGGCGCCGCCATCGCCGCGCCGACCGCGCTGTCCCTGCTGGCCACCACGTTCCCGGCGGGCCCCGCCCGCAACAAGGCGCTCGGCGTGTACGGCGCGATGGGCGGGCTCGGCTCCGTGGTCGGCCTGCTGCTCGGCGGCGCGCTCACCGAGTACCTGAACTGGCGCTGGGTGATGTACGTCAACATCCCGATCGCCGTCCTGGTCCTGATCGGCACCGGTGTGCTCGTCGAGGGTGAGCGCGAGCGGGGCAAGGTGGACGTGCCCGGCGCCTTCGCCGCCACCTTCGGCTTCGGCGCACTCGTCTACGCCATCAACCGGGCCGGCACCGAGGGCATCGGCGACTCCGTCACGCTGATCGGCCTGGCCGTCGCGGTCGTCCTGCTGGTCGCGTTCGTGCTGATCCAGCGTTCCAGCCGGGCGCCGATGATCCCGGGCAGCGTGCTGGCGGACAAGGGCCGCGTCGGCGCCAACCTGATCATGTTCCTGGTGGGTGCGGGCATGCTCGCCACGTTCTACTTCCTGACTCTCTACATGCAGATCGTCAAGGGCTACGAGCCGATGGTCACGGGCCTGGCGTACCTGCCCTTCGCGGTCGGCATCGGCCTCGCGGCCGGTGGCATCGGCCCGCAGCTGCTCGCCAAGACCTCCGAGCGCGCGGTCATCGTCGTCGGCCTGATCGTCGGTATCGCGGGCATGATCTGGTTCAGCTTCCTGGCTCCCGGACAGAACGCGCTGGTGGCCCTGCTGCCCGCGCAGCTGGTGTCCGGCCTCGGACTGGGCCTGGTCTTCGTGACGGTCACCGTGATCAGCGTGCGCGGTGTCGCACCGCAGGACACCGGCGCCGCGTCGGGTCTGGTCAACACGGCCCAGCAGATCGGCGGCGCGATCGGTCTGGCGCTGCTGGCGGCGACGGCCCAGCACATCACCGACGGCAAGCTGCCGGGCAACGTCTCCGAGGCGCTGACCGACGGCTACTCGTACGGCTTCCTGCTCGGCGCCGGCCTCTACCTGCTGGCCCTGCTGACCGCCGTAGTGGCCATCCCGGCCACGGCACCGCAGCACGGGGAGCACGCGCCCGCGGCCATCTGA
- a CDS encoding methyltransferase, producing the protein MAQPKSTQSESTQPGSTQPESPQSESAQPEPAQSESSGPRALGLWELADLVTPMAVRVAATHRVADHITDGRVTAYDIARAEGLRVQPLDRVLRHLVSVGVLTADGGSYGLTELGQGLRSDHPSGQLHLIDLNGAIGRGDLCLVELPHLVRTGDPAYPVRYGLPFWDDLETDPELAQSFDRVMADNVARDARSIADAYDWSSLGHVYDLGGGNGVLLAGLLAAHPTLRGTVVDLPGTAARAAQRFRDAGLGDRAQVVGGSFFEELPTGGGGYLLSSVLHNWADKEALRILERCSAAVAGGDGRVFVVEETAETADTGMDLRMLAYYGGLERPLDELARLARAAGLEVVAVHRADGQATAVRSIVELVPEGRAH; encoded by the coding sequence ATGGCACAGCCCAAGTCCACGCAGTCCGAGTCCACACAGCCCGGGTCCACGCAGCCCGAGTCCCCGCAGTCCGAGTCCGCGCAGCCCGAGCCCGCACAGTCCGAGTCCTCGGGCCCCCGTGCGCTGGGTCTGTGGGAGCTGGCCGACCTGGTCACCCCCATGGCCGTGCGGGTGGCCGCGACCCACCGCGTCGCCGACCACATCACCGACGGCCGGGTCACCGCGTACGACATCGCGCGCGCCGAGGGGCTGCGCGTCCAACCGCTGGACCGGGTGCTGCGCCACCTCGTCAGCGTCGGAGTGCTGACCGCCGACGGGGGCTCGTACGGGCTGACCGAGCTGGGCCAGGGCCTGCGCTCCGACCACCCGAGCGGCCAGCTGCACCTCATCGACCTCAACGGCGCGATCGGCCGCGGCGACCTGTGCCTCGTGGAGCTGCCGCACCTGGTGCGCACCGGCGACCCGGCCTACCCGGTCCGCTACGGCCTGCCCTTCTGGGACGACCTGGAGACCGACCCGGAGCTCGCGCAGTCCTTCGACCGGGTCATGGCGGACAACGTGGCCCGCGACGCCCGCTCGATCGCCGACGCCTACGACTGGTCGTCCCTCGGCCACGTCTACGACCTCGGCGGCGGCAACGGCGTCCTGCTCGCCGGCCTGCTGGCGGCCCATCCGACGCTGCGCGGCACGGTCGTCGATCTGCCGGGCACCGCCGCGCGGGCCGCGCAGCGCTTCCGGGACGCCGGCCTCGGTGACCGCGCCCAGGTGGTCGGCGGCAGCTTCTTCGAGGAACTGCCCACGGGCGGCGGCGGTTACCTCCTCTCGTCCGTGCTGCACAACTGGGCCGACAAGGAGGCGTTGCGGATCCTGGAGCGCTGCTCCGCCGCGGTCGCCGGCGGTGACGGCCGCGTGTTCGTCGTCGAGGAGACCGCGGAGACCGCCGACACCGGCATGGACCTGCGGATGCTCGCCTACTACGGCGGCCTCGAACGTCCGCTGGACGAGCTCGCCCGGCTCGCCCGGGCCGCGGGTCTGGAGGTCGTCGCCGT